The genomic region gaaatgcgcataaaccaccttactaaggacgaaaaactgcgcacctggataggtaaacctctgcacgggcgacatcccaatgaggttagccaagactatgtcgacaatacggcgtcgaactattggttgacatcaggaaagatgttccctgaaacggagggttcattactggccatccaggatcaggttataccaaccagaaattacctgaaatatatcgtcaaagaccctcaggttcaaaacgacagatgccgatatggatgtcaagcccaagaaaccatccaacatattacagggggctgccaggcatttgctgcaactgaatacaaggaacggcatgacgcagtgggaaaaatccttcatcaagagatagctaacaagctgggacttctccaaatggactatctcccatattatcaatacgttcctgagagtatgcttgaggatggcaactacaagctatactgggaccgcagtgtgctcacagaccaaacagtggaacataatagaccagatctcgtactagttaataaattaacaagacaaacaacattaattgatgtggcgatacctaacaacaataatctacgtagtaaatttactgaaaagatcgccaagtatagagatctggaaattcaaatacggagacaatggagaatgcaaagtacccagacgatacctattgttatgtctactactggagtcattccgaagaccctcctcgaaagcataaaaaagctgggtctcaatgaacatatttataagaccatgcagaaagctgtactacttgcgacggccagaagtgtaagaaaatttttgggagatacacctgcattccaagtcacctagggctcgataacacggaaagagtcccaccagagctcaatccttttgataccgtaggtatctgggatgagtcaattttcccctcagagggagtgtgagccgtatggctaaatctggataataataataataataatgaagtaaacaaatgaaaacagagataactactgagtttatacgaagggtaaaacagctgcttcgctcacaccttaacagtagaaatttgtttaaggcactaaacacctacgcgtgttccgcgcttagctactcatttggtattgtaaagtggacaaaaacagatatagaagcttgttgtgaaaacaacagttatttacattaatttgcttttataaaaatatcgctctgtaaatctgttgggacaatctgtattgtgtttaaaatatttaattctctgAAAAACTTGAGTGTAGCGTTGTGTGTTTCATAAAATAGACATCTGCATTTTTATCGTTTCGGGGTAAAAGCAGGTCATGTTGCCAAAGAAGTGTAACATGTGTTTTGCCCTTTTCAGGGCGAATAGTGTAAACTAAACTATCAAAGATAATAGTGCAGAGATTTGAATAGAATTTCAGCAGTCTCTTTCTGATGTCAGAGATGAACACTTTGTTCGCTTGTGCGTCTCTTTTCGCCGTAAAAATACTCTCTCCGCAATAATTAATAGATTAAAAAGACTCTTACGTTCTCTCGTTCGCTATTAAGACTATAATTTATCGTTAAGCCGCTTATTTGTCAAAATCgttgttgttaataaatgttttgttcgcCGAATACCCTTATTTATCGCTAATACACAACCCTTTCTATCGTATTAATTAGCACCTTTAAAACCAGACCAAATCAAATTATTCGAACCAGTTCTCCTAAAAGTTCACTATTTTGTTTATATCGAAGGACGGGACATACGGGTGTGGTCCTAAAATATTCACctatgtccaattaggcaaaaggtaataattaaaccATTTTTGCCACGGTGGGGTGAGATTGAATAAAAACTCACACCATTTGATGGTCTACATCGACCCGGATTTTTGGTTGGTTTTCGCGTTTGTGCCGCTTTTTCGGACATTTTTGTGTGTAATACCTCTACAAGACTTGTTAGTTCGCGTCGCGATAAACTCTAAGTAAAAGAAAGTGAAGTTATTGTGTGTGGTTAGTAGCTGCCACCTGTTGCTTTATCAATTGGACTAATTTGGTgagatttttccattttttaaaacttttattgcTGATCCAAGGTAAACTCTGCTCAAAGACATTTTACGGTCAAAAACACTTTTGTAGACATTTAACGTAGACGCTGTATCTCTCTGTGAAACTTAGGCTCTTATTCTCTCGCCGCGCTTGTTAATTGACAAAAAACTCTCCAGTGTAATTTAGATTTTGCCGCGTATCGATAGACTCTCTCTCGCCGTGTGTTCAATCGAATTCGAGATAGAAATGGAAGACCTCAAGAAAAAAAGGACGCCTTTGAAGGCTAAAATTACAAGAATCGAAAACTGGCTCTCACAAAAGGCTAGTACGGAAAAGGATGCGCTACAATTTCAATTTCGGCAAACAgaattaaaaacctgttttttaaaatatgaagaaataatGGATCAGATAGACGAGATTGATGAAGCCGGTACTGAAGCAGAAGACAGGGTAAcaactgagcaaaaatatttctcTATTCTCGCGGGCCTACAGCGTAAGATGGACGAGTTATTGTTGGGCCCCCCTCCTCTCAGATCAAATAGCACTCAGTCAACTGTGGCCACTGCTAAGGTTAGGCTTCCGGAGATCACCATGCAAACGTTCTGCGGGTCATTCTCTGAGTTCAACTCGTTCTACCAGCTCTTCGAGACGCTAATAGTGAACAATGAAGAACTCAATAATGTGCAACGATTTATTTACCTTAAATCGTTCCTGCGAAATGAACCCCTCCAGTTGATCGACAACATCGAAGTTATCGACGAAAATTTCGATATAGCTGTAAAAACTCTCAAAGATCGTTACGAAAACAAATCGCGAGTGATTAGCTTACACATTCAAAAATTGTTAAAGGCTCCATCTCTAGTTAAAAGTAATTCAAAGGCGTTACGCGAATTTTTAACTCTAGCTCAGCAGACGCTGCTCGCTTTGAAAAATATGTCCGTACCAATTGAGCATTGGGATTTActattaattgaaatatttttacaaaaattagatttttctaCACATAGGGCCTTTGAATATGATATTGGGACAAAGACCTTACCTACCCTTTCacagttttttaaatttctcgAGAAAAAGTGTGATATTCAGGAAAAATTAAATGTTTCAGACCATGATAAAAAGGTTAATAACAGATCTCAATCAAAAGCATCTTTCTTCTCATCAGTTGACCAACCATCACACTCTTTCTCTGATAATAATTGTACTTTTTGTAGAAGTAATGCTCATAAGGTTTATCAGTGTAATGATTTTAAATGCCTCTCTTTAcaggaaaaatttaattttgtaaaaggtaagaaACTGTGTTTTAATTGTTTGGGTAGTAAACATTTCTCTCAAGATTGCGGCTCTACTCGATCATGTACTTTGTGTGGGGGTCATCATCACTCATCCCTCCATGGAACCTCTGAAAATGTCTCTTCCTCTAGGAACATCAATAGGCAAGCTCTCTCTCGTGAGCGCAATGCTCAAACTCCTCAAAATTCTCAAGGTGCCTCTCGTGTTGTCGCTCCCATATCTACTCAGCATTCTTTTAATAATCGCAGCCAAAATGAAGCTTCTACTAGCTCATCCAGACCTCCTGTAGATATGCAAAATTTTCCAGATTCTCAGGCAGCCACATCTCTCTCAGCTTTATCAGTTAAAACTGATGTATTGTTGGCTACCGCTTTAGTAACCGTTTATTCGAAAGACGGCAGACCCATGCATGCCAGAGCGCTCCTAGATAATGGGAGTCAACATTCGTTTATCTCTCGTGATTTGGTTGAGAAGTTAAAACTCATCCCTTATTTTAAACAGCTACAGATATCAACCATATCCGAAAACACCTCACTCTCAAACGAAATGTTAAACTTAGAATTTTTCCCCTATAATGTAAAGGACAGAAGTTTTAAAACTTCTTTCGCTGTACTCGATAGTATAACTTGTAGGCTTCCTAGAGCTACTATAGATAGAAGTAAAATAAAAGTCCCACAGGATCTCACTCTCGCAGATCCCTCGTATTCTGTTCCGGGTAAAATTGATTTGCTTCTAGCTGGTGATATCTATAGTGAATTATTGACGGATGGATTTATACGGTTAGGAAAAAATCTTCCCATTCTTCAGAATACTCACTTAGGCTATGTTATTTTTGGTACAATTAATCCTCAGGTTTTTCACCGTAATTCACATTTGGCTATCTCTCAGTCAAATGTTTCTCTCTTTGTTCAATCCGAACCCGAAGAAAATCAGTTGGATAAGTTGCTTCAACAATTTTTCGAAATTGAAGAAGTTCCCCTCGTTAGTAAATTAACTCCCGATGAAGAATTAGCGGAACAAATATTTAGCAAAACTACTCTTGTATTACCTTCAGGCCGCTTTCAAGTAAATCTTCCATTTGTCTCTGAAAACGCTAATAAAATGTTAGGTGAATCCTTTAAAATGGCCTTTAAAAGATTTATGAAATTAGAACATAGGCTCTTAAAAAACGAAAGTACATACGCTCAATATAAATCTTTCATTAATGAATATCTTCTTCTCGAACATGCGAAAATAGTGCCTCTCTCTCTAACCAACGAAAAGttagaaagtaaatattttctaCCGCATCACTGTGTGTTTAAGGAAGAATCTTTAACAACAAAGCTTAGGGTTGTTTTTGATGGTTCGATGAAAAGCTCTAGTGGTTATTCGCTCAATGATATTTTACTCAAAGGTCCTACTCTTCAACcggaactttttgacattttgctaCGGTTTAGATTGTATTCCTTCGTTTTTACAACGGAtatacaaaaaatgtatagacaAATTAGAATAAATCCTGCTCAAACCTCTCTTTTAAATATTCTGTGGCGTGACTCCCCTGTAAAAGACATTGAGTGTCTTGAATTGCAAACCGTAACGTATGGAACTAAAAGCGCTAGCTTTCAGAGTACTCGCTGTTTAATGGAACTGGCACGAAATCATCAGACTGAGTATCCTCTGGCCAGTGATGCTCTTCAAAATAGTTGTTACATTGATGACATTCTCTATGGCGCTAATGATGTACAGACTCTCCTTAAAGCTCATAAGGAAATAACTAGTTTGCTTGGAACCGCTTGTATCTCTCTCCATAAATGGTGTTCTAACTCAgacttgtttttaaaaaatatctcttCTCTCTCTTCGAACACTACTTATGTAATAGCTCCAGATAATGGCTCCAATAAGGTTTTAGGTTTATGTTGGAATCCTATTCTTGACACCTTCTCAATCTCTCTCCCAAATTTTACCTTAAAGGACTCGTACACCAAGAGAGAAGTACTGTCAATGATTGCCCAAATATTTGATCCTCAAGGCCTAATTAACCCAGTTACAGTTGTCGCTAAATTAATCATGCAACAAATTTGGATTTCCAAAATTAATTGGAACGATATCATAGATGCAGATACGTTGCATGAGTGGCTAAATTTTGTTCGCAGTCTCTCTAATTTTAAGGATTTAAATATACCTCGGTGTCTCTTTTTAAGTCAAGAAATCACTAGTGTTGAGATTCACGCATTCTCGGATGCAAGTTTAAAGGCTTATGGAGCTTGCATCTACCTACGTGTGATTTATAGATCAGAACAAGTATCTTGTTCACTTTTAGCATCTAAGAGTCGTGTCGCTCCGCTAAAACCCTTGACTCTCCCAAGATTGGAACTCATGGGTGCGCTATTGTGTAGTAAGCTCACAGCAAGGATTGCTAATATTATTGAAGAAAAACTCTCTCGCTTAGACTCTATAAATATGTGGTCGGATTCAGAAATTGTTCTCGCTTGGCTTCGTTCGCATCCCTCTCGTTGGACTCAATTTGTAGCAAATAGGGTTGCACAAATTTTAGATAATTCTCCTAACGCTCATTGGAGGCACGTACGATCCAAAGAGAATCCTGCCGACATACTCTCCCGAGGAATGCTACCCGCTGAAATACTTAAATCTTCTTTGTGGTTTCATGGTCCTCAATTTTTGAATCAATCTCGGTTGGATTTGTTGAAATACAATCCAAAAGTTTATACCTCCAAGTTACTCGAAGAAAGGAAAGTAACTCTTCACA from Diabrotica virgifera virgifera chromosome 3, PGI_DIABVI_V3a harbors:
- the LOC126882689 gene encoding uncharacterized protein LOC126882689 — translated: MEDLKKKRTPLKAKITRIENWLSQKASTEKDALQFQFRQTELKTCFLKYEEIMDQIDEIDEAGTEAEDRVTTEQKYFSILAGLQRKMDELLLGPPPLRSNSTQSTVATAKVRLPEITMQTFCGSFSEFNSFYQLFETLIVNNEELNNVQRFIYLKSFLRNEPLQLIDNIEVIDENFDIAVKTLKDRYENKSRVISLHIQKLLKAPSLVKSNSKALREFLTLAQQTLLALKNMSVPIEHWDLLLIEIFLQKLDFSTHRAFEYDIGTKTLPTLSQFFKFLEKKCDIQEKLNVSDHDKKVNNRSQSKASFFSSVDQPSHSFSDNNCTFCRSNAHKVYQCNDFKCLSLQEKFNFVKGKKLCFNCLGSKHFSQDCGSTRSCTLCGGHHHSSLHGTSENVSSSRNINRQALSRERNAQTPQNSQGASRVVAPISTQHSFNNRSQNEASTSSSRPPVDMQNFPDSQAATSLSALSVKTDVLLATALLQISTISENTSLSNEMLNLEFFPYNVKDRSFKTSFAVLDSITCRLPRATIDRSKIKVPQDLTLADPSYSVPGKIDLLLAGDIYSELLTDGFIRLGKNLPILQNTHLGYVIFGTINPQVFHRNSHLAISQSNVSLFVQSEPEENQLDKLLQQFFEIEEVPLVSKLTPDEELAEQIFSKTTLVLPSGRFQTFVYDARPDPLLEETDKNHVVLSVQDDEAAIEFESDA